The Episyrphus balteatus chromosome 3, idEpiBalt1.1, whole genome shotgun sequence genome segment gataggaaaacaagagaaaaattagagagatgtataccaattatctgaaattaaatttgcgggtgttttaggcaaggggggtacgagtcggatCTCTTgatattccttcctctatgactCGTATATTGATCAACACGTTCAACATACGTTTAAAATCTATGTACCTACTGAATCTGAATGTTTGAAATTCAACACGGTCTTAAATGGTTTTAAAACATGCTCCCACTAAattccaaatgagataatttcgcaaaattATCTAATATCGACTGTAAAATCGAATAGGAAATAATTTCATTCGCTAtccgaaatgagataatttgtgaaattatatcatttgggctctagtaaAAACAGGGTCACTGAtattcatggtataaaaagacaaggtatgatcattagagcctccatcttacaaaatggtttaataaggttttgacgtttggcatttcgcaaagtcaaaagcaacaacaatttcgaagacaaatttgtttacaacaacaatttcaatgggctgggctgtcaaaaccttaagtagccataagttttgacagttctcgatactgagttttttctaatgatcataccttctctttttataccatgactgATATTGAcacttagaggatataatatatggagtgcttgttcctatacctaatacattgtaacgccatatgcatggataggggtcgctgccttcgtttttcagtgagagtccggttccgcagctgtaaataaacacgcttgttgatgacagccatcaaatgaaaataaaatggaggcatgcactcatcgaaaaacttaaagaaactagagccctctataaaagcttcacggaactaacagcacatagcactccatatattatatcctctaagtaTTGACATGACAACTtgtaatttgcttaaaaaatatttcttttctgATATTCGTCCATTAATATCGTTTACATCAAACAAAGAACAAACATAAATTTTTCGGACTTGGGAAAACGAATCTTTTATCCTGCATTAAGaggcaattttaaatttttaccagAGAAGTGTTTTTTATAACATCCGATAGAGGCACAACCAATTTATAGTCTCATTTCCTAGCTGTTTTAATGATGTGAGTTTATGCGGGTTCGAGTGTAGGTACATATTACAATGGGGTGTGGTTTGAACATTTTCAATTAAGAAGTGTACCTATTATTAAATCAGACTTGAGAGCTAAGCATTACTCATTTAAGATGAAAATGATATCTTCTTGGAATAAGCTGTAGTAGAGTATCTTTGCATTCGGTAAAGTACGGTTGTCTTTATCTATAAATCACttcgttatattttttgaagctgaattttgttttaatttattcatcatAAATATTTACATTACGTTTTTAATGTATCcatgttttgattaaaaaaaaacattaaaaaggtGTTAAAAGCCTCCTCATACATATGATTTATTcagaatcaaaaaataaaacttaattttgatTTACGGTGAAATTTTTACATATTCAATGCCTTCTTTTAAAATTGGTAATTTTTCTATTGGATCGCCAGGAGATTCTATTTTTATAATAGCGGAAATTGGTCAAAATCATcaaggaaatattgaaaaagctaaaaaattaattgatgaagCAAAGGTAAtagaatttgaataaaaaaactttctggaggagataaatttataataaataaaattaaagccttgatcaaaaattatattaaatgataaaataataatatggaGTTGTTATCATTTTTTGAATGTTTAGATTTTGTTCTTCTTATCTCAAAGATTCAAtatgttcatttttttatatatatatatattttttttttttgtctttttcagaaaatcggcTGTAACTGTGTAAAGTTTCAAAAAtcttgtttaaattcaaaatttacaaaaagtgCGCTAGACAGGCCTTATACAGGACACAATTCGTGGGGAAATACATATGGAGAACACAAAGCCTTTCTAGAATTTTCAATAGATGAATATAAGATATTACAGAAATACAGCAATGATCTGGGCATATTTTTTTCAGCTTCAGCAATGGAtgaggtaatttattttttcttttaattttatttgctaAAAATTGGTTACAAAAAAAAGGCTATAGCCTTAAATTTAGTGCAATTTTGAAAGCCTTAAATTAAGTTTAGATCCATTTTTTGCAAAGTTTAAAGTAACTTTATTGAAAGATCTTCACTATTGGCTGAACTATGAAACCAATAAGCCAATAAGCTACCACTTTTTTATGAAGTGAAAATTGCTGATGATTCGGGCGtatgattttatataaaaattagacATTGGTAGAAAATCGACTGTCAATTGCCTTCAACTTTGTCTTCCTCCAATCAAATATTGTCTGCTTATGcccacttttcacgagtcgattttagccgcacgatatgtcggtcgactaggatttttctatgggcaTGTACctttagtcgcctgcgacttttgcgttcacacgagtcgaaaagcttcacCGCatggcaaaaatcgactcgtgaaaagtcacCATTACACAGTGGAAGGAAGactttagagaaaaaaaacttatggtgttttcgtttggtaaaaaaatcaattaattttttgatctaaatctgtcaaaaaaaaaacaatttttgatctgTTTAACTACAATTAAGTAGTCGCAACAACAGTTTTTTGACatatttagatcaaaaaataaaccaaatgaaAATACCATTAGTATACACATTggaaaacaaagtttttgatagaAAATTAGCAGAAGATTGGCTGccagttttttgtttctttcaatttttatgTTTACATGATAGAAAGCAAATTGGTGAAAATTTATTGCGAAAAATAGGCTAATTGGAAGATCTTCCAATCGTGTATATTAGCTTTATAGCTAGTAAGTACttagttattattttgtttggcATGCAAATTTCTTGAGCTTGTGGGCTTTCAAAGAAACATTGAAAATAGACGAAAATTTGTATAGCTTTTTTAAGgcttaattaaatattttgctttaCAGGTATCATTGGATGACTTACGATCGATGGACTTGCCGTTCATTAAAATTGGCTCTGGAGATGCTAACAATTTTACCTTGTTGGAAAAAGCCTCAAAAATTCAGTTGCCACTCATTATATCCACAGGAATGCAAACTATGTCAACAATTGAAAATATTGTACAAATTATGAGATCGTCCTCCAAGACCAATTTTGCTCTTCTTCATTGTGTATCCTCTTATCCAACAAAACCTGAAGATTGCAATTTGCTTACAATAcaattgttgcaaaaaaaattccctgATGTTGTAATTGGTTATTCTGGTCACGAAGTAGTTCCATATATATCAGAAGCTGCTGTTTTACTTGGAGCAAAAATAGTCGAAAGACATATAACGTTAGATAAAAAGCAAAAAGGTTCCGATCATCTATGTTCCTTAACTCCCAACGAGTTTCAAAGATTAATTAAATCTATAAGATACTATGAAGACAACAAGCTGCTGGATGTACCTCAGTCAACACAATTTATCATCGATCATTTTAATGGGGacgaaaatgtcaaaaaatcttTAGGACATGTATATGGAAGAGACATCTTGAATTGTGAACttgattgccgaaaaaaattagGCAAGTCCTTGGTAACCTCCAAAGAAATTCGCAAAGGAGAGATATTAACATTGAAAAACATTATGATAAAAGTCAGTGAACCACCCGGGCTAACCGCAGAACGACTAAAAGATTGTTTGGGTAAACCTACGAATAAAGATCTTAAAATAGATGAACCACTCCAAGCCGAAGATATTTTCGAgtttaaatgatttttcaatttaaggaaTGTATAGCGGTAATAAAGTagtattttatttacttatgaatttattttattggtttaatataattattaccGGAGACATTATTTTTgtgagaaaaaagaaatttgcgTTTCTCTTGTTGATGTGTTTTATGAGATTTGCaattattttactaatttttttttacaatttttgatactccacaggaatatttttttagttgaaactTCGTAAGCATTTTTCTGAGTGAATATCGaagaaaatttcgttttgcatCAGCAACGTGCGTTTTGAAGTGAGGCGCCTTTATAGAATTAAATCCATTACAACTCTATCCTGCTTTGTAAAGGTGTCGAACGTTGTGAACGTCATAATTATGTTATGTTATACGTCATAATTATGTTATGTTATAATTATGTTATGTTAATTATGAACTGTTATACAAAACAAAGATTATACTCGCATATGCTGTTTTAAAATAAGCCCATATGGGAGCTGGTGTttattagccccgttccattggaggtggtagtttactcatgagtagatctagtactgaaattaacacatgatcttctactcgaggagatacgaatgtgtagttgttgtactagatttctactcacgagtaaacaaactaccacctccaatggatcAGGGCTATTATAGGTATatgtttcaaaatatttagaaaacaaGGTAATATCACTGATTTGGGTCGAATTAtggcatacgttcgttatcgtatcgttgctatgtgtccctatctttttctactaaataaatagagagaaaaatattcaaaacgttaacgtatgatcgtaatcgtgtgctgtAATTCGACCTCTGATTCGATACATATTATAACAATTTCGCATCCAGTGTTTTTTAGAGATCAGTGCTATTATGTGTTATAAACTGCTACACAAAAAGTTGCTATAAAGCTTTTCAAatatacagccctattctgctattcgattcacgtgaatctaAAGATTTCATTTCTTTATTACGCCATATTGGCTTTGAAAAACCTCTATCTTTCAAAAGAAAACTGTTTTAGAAATTCTAAGGCAAAAAATGTtgctaaaattgaattttaacacccat includes the following:
- the LOC129916068 gene encoding sialic acid synthase isoform X1, whose amino-acid sequence is MPSFKIGNFSIGSPGDSIFIIAEIGQNHQGNIEKAKKLIDEAKKIGCNCVKFQKSCLNSKFTKSALDRPYTGHNSWGNTYGEHKAFLEFSIDEYKILQKYSNDLGIFFSASAMDEVSLDDLRSMDLPFIKIGSGDANNFTLLEKASKIQLPLIISTGMQTMSTIENIVQIMRSSSKTNFALLHCVSSYPTKPEDCNLLTIQLLQKKFPDVVIGYSGHEVVPYISEAAVLLGAKIVERHITLDKKQKGSDHLCSLTPNEFQRLIKSIRYYEDNKLLDVPQSTQFIIDHFNGDENVKKSLGHVYGRDILNCELDCRKKLGKSLVTSKEIRKGEILTLKNIMIKVSEPPGLTAERLKDCLGKPTNKDLKIDEPLQAEDIFEFK
- the LOC129916068 gene encoding sialic acid synthase isoform X4 produces the protein MKIGCNCVKFQKSCLNSKFTKSALDRPYTGHNSWGNTYGEHKAFLEFSIDEYKILQKYSNDLGIFFSASAMDEVSLDDLRSMDLPFIKIGSGDANNFTLLEKASKIQLPLIISTGMQTMSTIENIVQIMRSSSKTNFALLHCVSSYPTKPEDCNLLTIQLLQKKFPDVVIGYSGHEVVPYISEAAVLLGAKIVERHITLDKKQKGSDHLCSLTPNEFQRLIKSIRYYEDNKLLDVPQSTQFIIDHFNGDENVKKSLGHVYGRDILNCELDCRKKLGKSLVTSKEIRKGEILTLKNIMIKVSEPPGLTAERLKDCLGKPTNKDLKIDEPLQAEDIFEFK
- the LOC129916068 gene encoding sialic acid synthase isoform X2; this encodes MKEKQETKKKIGCNCVKFQKSCLNSKFTKSALDRPYTGHNSWGNTYGEHKAFLEFSIDEYKILQKYSNDLGIFFSASAMDEVSLDDLRSMDLPFIKIGSGDANNFTLLEKASKIQLPLIISTGMQTMSTIENIVQIMRSSSKTNFALLHCVSSYPTKPEDCNLLTIQLLQKKFPDVVIGYSGHEVVPYISEAAVLLGAKIVERHITLDKKQKGSDHLCSLTPNEFQRLIKSIRYYEDNKLLDVPQSTQFIIDHFNGDENVKKSLGHVYGRDILNCELDCRKKLGKSLVTSKEIRKGEILTLKNIMIKVSEPPGLTAERLKDCLGKPTNKDLKIDEPLQAEDIFEFK
- the LOC129916068 gene encoding sialic acid synthase isoform X5; this translates as MDEVSLDDLRSMDLPFIKIGSGDANNFTLLEKASKIQLPLIISTGMQTMSTIENIVQIMRSSSKTNFALLHCVSSYPTKPEDCNLLTIQLLQKKFPDVVIGYSGHEVVPYISEAAVLLGAKIVERHITLDKKQKGSDHLCSLTPNEFQRLIKSIRYYEDNKLLDVPQSTQFIIDHFNGDENVKKSLGHVYGRDILNCELDCRKKLGKSLVTSKEIRKGEILTLKNIMIKVSEPPGLTAERLKDCLGKPTNKDLKIDEPLQAEDIFEFK